Proteins found in one Streptomyces sp. CB09001 genomic segment:
- a CDS encoding cytochrome P450 → MTGSSSAPVPELFTWEFASDPYPAYAWLREHAPVHRTRLPSGVEAWLVTRYADAKQALADPRLSKNPAHHAEPAHAKGKTGIPGERKAELMTHLLNIDPPDHTRLRRLVSKAFTPRRVAEFAPRVQELADLLIDRFAATGSADLIHEFAFPLPIYAICDLLGVPREDQDEFRDWAGMMIRHQGGPRGGVARSVKKMRGYLADLIHRKRAALPPEPAPGEDLISGLIRASDHGEHLTENEAAAMAFILLFAGFETTVNLVGNGAYALLTHPGQRERLQASLAAGERGLLETGVEELLRYDGPVELATWRFATRPLTIGGQDVAAGDPVLVVLAAADRDPERFTDPDTLDLARRDSQHLGYGHGIHYCLGAPLARLEGQTALATLLTRLPDLRLAADPAELRWRGGLIMRGLRTLPVSFTPLASSAGNGPSPTQK, encoded by the coding sequence ATGACCGGCAGCTCTTCCGCCCCCGTCCCCGAGCTGTTCACCTGGGAGTTCGCGAGCGACCCCTATCCTGCCTACGCCTGGCTGCGCGAGCACGCCCCCGTGCACCGCACCCGGCTGCCCAGCGGAGTGGAGGCATGGCTGGTCACCCGGTACGCCGACGCGAAACAGGCCCTCGCCGACCCGCGGCTGTCCAAGAACCCGGCGCACCACGCCGAGCCCGCGCACGCCAAGGGCAAGACCGGCATTCCGGGGGAGCGGAAGGCCGAGCTGATGACCCATCTGCTCAACATCGACCCGCCCGACCACACCAGGCTGCGACGGCTGGTCAGCAAGGCGTTCACGCCCCGCCGCGTGGCCGAGTTCGCGCCCCGGGTGCAGGAGCTGGCCGACCTCCTCATCGACCGCTTCGCCGCCACCGGCTCCGCCGACCTGATCCACGAGTTCGCCTTCCCGCTGCCCATCTACGCCATCTGCGACCTGCTCGGCGTCCCCCGCGAGGACCAGGACGAGTTCCGGGACTGGGCGGGCATGATGATCCGTCACCAAGGAGGCCCGCGGGGCGGCGTCGCCCGGTCGGTGAAGAAGATGCGCGGCTACCTCGCCGATCTCATCCACCGCAAGCGCGCCGCACTGCCGCCCGAGCCCGCGCCCGGCGAGGACCTCATCTCCGGCCTGATCCGCGCCTCCGACCACGGCGAGCACCTCACCGAGAACGAGGCCGCGGCCATGGCCTTCATCCTGCTCTTCGCAGGTTTCGAGACCACGGTCAACCTCGTGGGCAACGGCGCGTACGCCCTGCTCACCCACCCCGGGCAGCGGGAGCGGCTGCAGGCGTCCCTGGCCGCCGGGGAGCGCGGCCTGCTGGAGACCGGCGTCGAGGAACTCCTGCGCTACGACGGCCCGGTGGAGCTGGCCACCTGGCGCTTCGCCACCCGGCCGCTGACCATCGGCGGACAGGACGTCGCGGCCGGCGACCCCGTCCTCGTCGTCCTCGCCGCCGCCGACCGGGACCCGGAGCGGTTCACCGACCCGGACACCCTGGACCTGGCCCGCCGCGACAGCCAGCACCTCGGGTACGGCCACGGCATCCACTACTGCCTCGGCGCCCCGCTCGCCCGGCTGGAGGGGCAGACGGCGCTGGCCACCCTGCTCACCCGGCTGCCGGACCTCCGCCTCGCCGCGGACCCGGCCGAACTCCGGTGGCGCGGCGGCCTCATCATGCGAGGTCTGCGCACTTTGCCGGTCTCGTTCACACCGCTCGCGTCATCGGCGGGCAACGGTCCGTCGCCGACGCAAAAGTGA
- a CDS encoding nucleoside triphosphate pyrophosphohydrolase: MNATTADATAPDQGRIVLLTTSHRVAPGLLSWPAWQALRTADRVLCADGAHPQVPYLREAGIRVEEAAPTAEELVDACAGGRTAVVVATGEGDPALTDGLARLAGSGRVRMPDLELLPASYDLPGARLLDLVQVMDRIRLECPWSSQRTHKGLAKYAIEEAYELVEAIEDGDRDELREELGDVLLQVVFHARIAEEDPDAPFSVDDVAGTIVAKLIHRHPHVFGEETAETPEEVREHWLRTKAAEKRRTSVTEGVPLGQPGLALAAKLASRVRTAGLDVPLPTGEGIGYELLALAARAESAGTDPEAALRAAARAYRDAIRAVEG, translated from the coding sequence GTGAACGCAACCACCGCCGACGCGACCGCCCCCGACCAGGGCCGCATCGTCCTGCTCACCACCAGCCACCGCGTCGCCCCCGGCCTGCTGTCCTGGCCCGCCTGGCAGGCCCTGCGCACCGCCGACCGCGTCCTGTGCGCCGACGGCGCCCACCCGCAGGTGCCCTATCTGCGCGAGGCGGGGATCCGGGTGGAGGAGGCGGCCCCGACCGCCGAGGAACTGGTGGACGCCTGCGCCGGCGGCCGCACCGCGGTGGTCGTCGCGACCGGCGAGGGCGACCCCGCGCTCACCGACGGCCTGGCCCGCCTCGCCGGCTCCGGCCGTGTCCGGATGCCCGACCTCGAGCTGCTCCCCGCCTCCTACGACCTCCCGGGCGCCCGCCTCCTCGACCTCGTCCAGGTCATGGACCGCATCCGCCTCGAATGCCCCTGGTCCTCGCAGCGCACCCACAAGGGCCTGGCCAAGTACGCCATCGAGGAGGCGTACGAACTCGTCGAGGCCATCGAGGACGGCGACCGCGACGAGCTGCGGGAGGAGCTGGGCGACGTGCTCCTCCAGGTCGTCTTCCACGCCCGCATCGCCGAGGAGGACCCCGACGCCCCGTTCTCCGTGGACGACGTGGCCGGCACCATCGTCGCCAAGCTCATCCACCGCCACCCGCACGTCTTCGGCGAGGAGACGGCCGAGACCCCCGAGGAGGTCCGGGAGCACTGGCTGCGCACCAAGGCCGCGGAGAAGCGGCGCACCTCGGTCACCGAGGGCGTCCCCCTGGGCCAGCCCGGCCTCGCCCTCGCCGCCAAGCTCGCCTCCCGCGTCCGCACCGCGGGCCTCGACGTCCCGCTGCCCACCGGCGAGGGCATCGGCTACGAACTGCTCGCCCTCGCCGCCCGCGCCGAGTCCGCGGGCACCGACCCCGAGGCGGCCCTGAGAGCGGCGGCCCGCGCCTACCGGGACGCGATCCGGGCGGTCGAGGGATGA
- a CDS encoding SurA N-terminal domain-containing protein has translation MHRRSRRRSALLLTAAIAAAAPLLTACGNDAHPGAAAVVGDQRITVAQLENRVDEVREAQRAAVPDDTQYQQVVARTGTLTRDTLHGMVLDRVLHRAAQDAGVGVSRKEVQDMRGELEKQAGGPEQLETVWLQQYGVAPDRLDDNLLVQIEAQKLAQSLGTDTSRPEFWQALSEASKKLDVDLNPRYGAWDVQKSSRVDTRTPWVREITAAGPQQPA, from the coding sequence TTGCACCGCCGCAGCCGCCGTCGCTCCGCGCTTCTCCTCACCGCCGCGATCGCCGCAGCGGCCCCCCTGCTCACCGCTTGCGGCAACGACGCGCATCCGGGCGCGGCGGCCGTCGTCGGCGACCAGCGCATCACCGTCGCCCAGCTGGAGAACCGCGTGGACGAGGTGCGCGAGGCACAGCGCGCCGCCGTGCCGGACGACACCCAGTACCAGCAGGTCGTCGCCCGGACCGGCACCCTCACCCGCGACACCCTGCACGGCATGGTCCTCGACCGGGTCCTGCACCGCGCCGCCCAGGACGCCGGGGTGGGCGTCAGCCGCAAGGAAGTGCAGGACATGCGCGGCGAGCTGGAGAAGCAGGCCGGCGGCCCCGAGCAGCTGGAGACGGTCTGGCTCCAGCAGTACGGCGTCGCCCCCGACCGCCTCGACGACAACCTCCTCGTCCAGATCGAGGCCCAGAAGCTCGCCCAGAGCCTCGGCACCGACACCAGCCGGCCCGAGTTCTGGCAGGCCCTGTCCGAGGCATCCAAGAAGCTCGACGTCGACCTCAACCCGCGCTACGGCGCCTGGGACGTCCAGAAGAGCAGCCGTGTCGACACGCGGACACCGTGGGTGCGCGAGATCACGGCGGCGGGGCCCCAGCAGCCGGCGTAG
- the pkaE gene encoding serine/threonine protein kinase PkaE, with amino-acid sequence MSTLIGQGGMGQVWTAYDRRLDRRVAVKLLRPDKVAGAEADELRRRFVRECRVTAQVDHPGLVTVHDAGSEGEELFLVMQYVDGADLSDHLAEHDPYPWQWAVAVAAQLCAVLSAVHAVPIVHRDLKPRNVMVKQDGTVTVLDLGVASVMDADTTRLTHTGTPIGSPAYMAPEQAMGGAVGPYTDLYALGVLLHELLSGDVPFAGSTALGVLHRHLYEPPLPVRRTRPEVPEALEALVLRLLAKDPQHRPDSAQEVYEHLAPLLPTLGVPTGGPLDPTRPFVRPHAPWPDRARTPAPQPAPVPPAAEAEKPDVARAVDDVKRLLGEGRITQAVDVLGAILPAAAEQHGERSPVVRTLRRQYAATLMDDGQYRRALPELRRLADERAAEAGQADPQSLRHRYDAAQCLEQLGEPAAALAEYRALLPYYENQYVAGDPDLAHDVRRRIGHLLLALGDRAAAHDTLVRLLHDVEHVHGPGHPLADDIRRTLQWLGRMRG; translated from the coding sequence CTGTCCACGCTCATCGGCCAGGGCGGCATGGGACAGGTCTGGACGGCCTACGACCGGCGCCTGGACCGGCGCGTGGCGGTGAAGCTGCTGCGCCCCGACAAGGTCGCCGGAGCGGAGGCCGACGAACTGCGCCGCCGGTTCGTGCGCGAGTGCCGCGTCACCGCACAGGTCGACCACCCCGGCCTGGTCACGGTGCACGACGCGGGCAGCGAGGGCGAGGAGCTGTTCCTCGTCATGCAGTACGTCGACGGCGCCGACCTCTCCGACCACCTCGCCGAGCACGATCCCTACCCGTGGCAGTGGGCCGTCGCGGTCGCCGCCCAACTGTGCGCCGTCCTCAGCGCCGTGCACGCCGTGCCGATCGTCCACCGCGACCTCAAGCCGCGCAACGTGATGGTCAAGCAGGACGGCACCGTCACCGTCCTCGACCTCGGCGTCGCCTCCGTCATGGACGCCGACACCACCCGCCTCACCCACACCGGCACCCCCATCGGCTCGCCCGCCTACATGGCCCCCGAGCAGGCCATGGGCGGCGCCGTCGGCCCGTACACCGACCTGTACGCACTCGGCGTGCTGCTGCACGAACTGCTCAGCGGCGACGTCCCGTTCGCGGGTTCCACGGCACTCGGTGTGCTGCACCGGCACCTGTACGAGCCCCCGCTGCCCGTGCGCCGTACCCGCCCCGAGGTCCCGGAGGCGCTCGAAGCCCTGGTGCTGCGCCTGCTCGCCAAGGACCCGCAGCACCGCCCCGACTCCGCGCAGGAGGTCTACGAGCACCTCGCGCCGCTGCTGCCCACGCTCGGCGTGCCCACCGGCGGCCCCCTTGACCCCACCCGCCCCTTCGTGCGCCCGCACGCCCCCTGGCCCGACCGCGCCCGCACCCCCGCGCCGCAACCGGCGCCCGTACCGCCCGCCGCCGAGGCGGAGAAACCGGACGTCGCCCGCGCCGTCGACGACGTCAAACGCCTCCTCGGCGAGGGCCGCATCACCCAGGCCGTCGACGTCCTCGGCGCGATCCTGCCCGCCGCAGCCGAACAGCACGGCGAACGCTCCCCGGTCGTGCGCACCCTGCGCAGGCAGTACGCGGCGACCCTCATGGACGACGGCCAGTACCGGCGTGCCCTGCCCGAACTGCGCCGCCTCGCCGACGAACGCGCCGCCGAGGCCGGCCAGGCCGACCCGCAGTCCCTGCGCCACCGCTACGACGCCGCCCAGTGCCTGGAACAGCTTGGCGAACCGGCCGCCGCCCTCGCCGAGTACCGCGCGCTGCTGCCGTACTACGAGAACCAGTACGTGGCCGGCGACCCCGACCTCGCCCACGACGTCCGCCGCCGCATCGGCCATCTCCTCCTCGCCCTCGGCGACCGCGCCGCCGCCCACGACACGCTGGTCCGGCTGCTGCACGACGTGGAGCACGTCCACGGACCCGGCCATCCGCTCGCGGACGACATCCGGCGCACGCTCCAGTGGCTGGGCCGGATGCGCGGCTGA
- a CDS encoding N-6 DNA methylase, protein MQDHGTEVTAAGIARLAGVGRAAVSNWRRRHADFPRPVGGTETSPSFALADVEAWLRAQGKLAEVPPRERVWQQLAGHPEGPVAALVQAGCVLLLIHDRPTRWLDASAGSDERLADLLPAALDQVLDARFGTGPERAVTTPAGPRLLPSAPLLRGAAELAAGPGARKAYEFLLGRHLDANPRQYTLTPDPLADLMAELAGPARTVLDPACGTGSLLRAAAAVARPGQELYGQDSDPALAALTALRLALSTDATVRITAGDSLRADARTGLRADAALCHPPFNERNWGHDELAYDPRWEYGFPARTESELAWVQHALARVRDGGTVVVLMPPAAASRRSGRRVRADLLRRGALHAVIALPVGAAPPYNIPLHLWVLRRPERAPAQPGVLLADTGQFAGEGRGGPDWRSVRDAVLDAWTAFDRTGRLDDRPGLARCLPVVELLDDDVDLAPARHLPPPTATGGTERLTDVRERLDETLRLTAELAPAAPGTGRAAPRRPLTTVGELARGGALVLRTGTNGGHARVPLLTDHDVLTGTGPSGTLPEGDEEPVLTESGDVVVPVLGGGSVARVIDADTAGAALGRNLVLLRPDPAALDPWFLAGFLRGTANHRQASSYASTATRLDVRRLQLPRLPLDAQRGYGDRFRALDEFERALRLAGRLGEQLVRGMYDGLTDGTVDPG, encoded by the coding sequence GTGCAGGACCACGGGACAGAGGTGACCGCCGCCGGTATCGCGCGGCTCGCCGGCGTCGGCCGCGCCGCCGTCAGCAACTGGCGCCGTCGGCACGCGGACTTCCCCAGACCGGTCGGCGGTACCGAGACCAGCCCGTCCTTCGCCCTCGCCGACGTCGAGGCATGGCTGCGCGCCCAGGGCAAACTCGCCGAGGTCCCCCCGCGCGAACGCGTCTGGCAGCAACTGGCCGGCCACCCGGAGGGCCCGGTCGCCGCCCTGGTGCAGGCCGGCTGCGTCCTGCTGCTGATCCACGACCGCCCCACCCGCTGGCTGGACGCGAGCGCCGGCTCCGACGAACGCCTCGCCGACCTGCTGCCCGCCGCCCTCGACCAGGTACTCGACGCCCGCTTCGGCACCGGCCCCGAGCGTGCCGTCACCACCCCGGCCGGCCCCCGGCTGCTCCCCTCCGCCCCCCTCCTGCGCGGCGCCGCCGAACTCGCCGCCGGGCCGGGCGCCCGCAAGGCGTACGAGTTCCTGCTCGGCCGGCACCTCGACGCCAACCCGCGGCAGTACACGCTCACCCCGGACCCGCTCGCCGACCTGATGGCCGAACTCGCCGGTCCCGCCCGCACGGTGCTCGACCCCGCCTGCGGCACCGGATCCCTGCTCCGCGCCGCTGCCGCCGTCGCCCGGCCCGGACAGGAGCTGTACGGCCAGGACAGCGACCCCGCACTGGCCGCGCTCACCGCGCTGCGGCTCGCCCTGAGCACGGACGCCACCGTGCGCATCACCGCCGGCGACAGCCTGCGCGCGGACGCCCGCACCGGGCTGCGCGCCGACGCCGCGCTGTGCCACCCGCCGTTCAACGAACGCAACTGGGGCCACGACGAACTCGCCTACGACCCCCGCTGGGAGTACGGCTTCCCGGCCCGCACCGAATCCGAACTGGCCTGGGTGCAGCACGCCCTGGCCCGGGTCAGGGACGGCGGCACCGTCGTCGTCCTGATGCCGCCCGCCGCCGCCTCCCGCCGCTCCGGCCGCCGGGTCCGCGCCGACCTGCTGCGCCGGGGCGCGCTGCACGCCGTGATCGCCCTGCCGGTCGGTGCGGCACCCCCGTACAACATCCCCCTGCACCTGTGGGTGCTGCGCCGGCCCGAGCGGGCGCCCGCGCAGCCCGGGGTGCTGCTCGCCGACACGGGGCAGTTCGCCGGAGAGGGGCGCGGCGGTCCGGACTGGCGGTCCGTGCGGGACGCCGTACTCGACGCCTGGACCGCGTTCGACCGCACCGGCCGGCTCGACGACCGGCCCGGCCTCGCCCGCTGTCTGCCCGTCGTCGAACTCCTCGACGACGACGTCGACCTGGCGCCCGCCCGCCACCTGCCGCCCCCCACCGCCACCGGCGGCACCGAGCGGCTCACGGACGTACGCGAGCGCCTGGACGAGACCCTGCGCCTGACCGCCGAGCTGGCCCCCGCGGCCCCCGGCACCGGACGCGCCGCACCCCGCAGGCCGCTCACCACCGTCGGCGAACTCGCCCGCGGCGGCGCCCTCGTGCTGCGCACCGGCACGAACGGCGGTCACGCGCGCGTGCCCCTGCTCACCGACCACGACGTCCTCACCGGCACCGGCCCCTCGGGCACCCTCCCGGAGGGCGACGAGGAACCCGTCCTGACCGAATCCGGTGACGTCGTCGTGCCCGTCCTCGGCGGCGGCTCCGTCGCGCGCGTGATCGACGCGGACACCGCGGGCGCCGCCCTCGGACGCAACCTCGTGCTGCTGCGCCCCGACCCCGCCGCCCTCGACCCCTGGTTCCTCGCCGGGTTCCTGCGCGGCACCGCCAACCACCGGCAGGCCAGCAGCTACGCCTCCACCGCCACCCGCCTCGACGTACGGCGCCTCCAACTGCCCCGGCTGCCCCTCGACGCCCAGCGCGGCTACGGCGACCGCTTCCGCGCCCTCGACGAGTTCGAGCGCGCGCTGCGCCTCGCGGGCCGCCTGGGGGAGCAACTGGTGCGGGGCATGTACGACGGGCTCACGGACGGCACGGTCGACCCCGGCTGA